DNA from Acidobacteriota bacterium:
CAGCCGGTGAGGACCCAGCGCCCGTCCGCCCGGCAGGCGACGCGGACGCGGTCGGTGAGCGGCGGAGTGAGTTGGGTGCTCGCGACGCCGCCATCGATCCGGACAGTCCGCTGCCCTGCCCCCTCCATCTCGACGAAGCAGAAGCCGCCGACTCCACCGGCGAGCCGGATCGCCAGTTCGTCGCTCGCGGGATCGTCCCGCAGGTCCAGTCGCACCGACTGGCGGTCGTTGTAGTCCCGGAGCTCCACGTCCACGAGATCGGAACGTGAGTGCTGAAAGCGCGCCCGGAGTTGGTAGGCACCGGGCGCCAGGTCCATGATCTCGTAGCGACCGCTCCGGCCCGTCACGACCGCCCGGCGGCCCGGGAAGATGTCGACGGTCGCGTGGGTCACGGGCTGTCCCTCGGCACCGACGACGATCCCGTCGATGGACACGCCGCCATAGTGGAAATCCAGCGCGACTTCCTCACCCGGGGCATCCGGCACCGTGACCTCACGCTCCTGCTGCCATCCGTCGTTGTCCGACATCAGGGTCACGTTCCACTCGCCAGGGAGCATCGACTCCAGCCGATAGCGACCCTCGCCGTCGAGGGGCGCCGTCAGTTGGAGCTTGTCGGTGACGACCTGGCTTCGCCGTATCGACCCGCCAAGCGTGCGGAAGATACCTTCGGGTTGCGGGTTTTCAACCTTCGACTGCCAGTTCAACCTCCCGTTCCCGGGTTGGCCTGCAACCGTCACCAGACCCGTGACGGTCACCGTGCTCCGGTTGCACCTGATGACCTCGTCGCCGGTTCCGGCCTCCTCGCGACGCTCGCAGACAGGTACGCCCTCCTGCAGCACGCGAACCCGCAGAGACTCCTCCTCGGGCACGTTCTCGAACACGGCCTCGCCGTCGACCACCTTGCCCGTCATCGGACCCAGAGGATCGTGCTCGGCCCCCGGATCGAGTCTCACCGTGCCGTCGTCGACGTCGGAACGCACGGTGATCCGGCGCCCGCGCGAGAGTTCGACAAAACCGGCATCGACCCACTGGATCGCCGGGGCCTCGATCTCGAACTCCAGCGGAGCGAACCCCTCCGCCTCCACGCGAAGACTGGAAGGGCCGATTTCCAGGCCGTGCATCTCGAAGTAACCGTCGGCGTTTGCCGTGACCTCCTCTACCCGTCCCATCGCACGGGCCATCAAGGCGCCGAACCTAGTCGGCCGCAGGTAGGAGATCCTGGCGCCCGAGACCGGGGCGTACTCGGGACTCACCACGGTCCCGGACACCCAGGCCGAAGCCGGCGCCATGATGGTGCCCAGGTCGCGTGCCTCCCCCGCCGACCCGGAGACCTCCAGCACCCGCCTTCCGGCATTCGCGGCGGTCAGTTCGAGCGTGTAGGCGCCCGGCTCGAGGTCCAGAGAGAAGGAACCGTCCGCCGCGAGCGCTTCGTTGCTCGTCCTGCTCCCACCGGCCACTGACTGGGACGCAACCAGTCGCCCGGAGACGGCCGGAGTCACTCCGTCGGCCGCCACGAAGACCCCCTCGACCGTGAAGGCCGGCGCCAGCCGCAGCACCAGGGGGGTCTCGGCCGTCGCGCCGACGTCGCCGGCCAGGTCGACACGGAGGGCCGCCAGGCCAGGCGGCGGGTTCGCTTCGGCCGCGGCGCCGCCGCCAGCGAACTGAAACCGCGCCCTCCGATAGCCCTTCGCGTCGACCAGGAGGATCCGGTCGAAACGGGGCGACACCCGCGCGAGTCCATCCCGGTCGGTCGTCGTTGTCTCTCCACCCTCGAAGAGAGTGCGCGCCTCGGGTACCGGTGTTCCGCGGCTCGCATCGACAACCTGGACCCAGTAGTGCTCGGGCGCCATCAGCACGATCGACCCCAGGTCCAGGGGACCCTCCAGGTCGAAGGTCCGGGAGTACTCCAGATCGCCGCCGTCGGTTCGCAGGGACGCGGCGCCTTTAGCGAAGCCGGTGAGCGAGAAGCGGCCGTCCGGGCCGGAGAGGCCCAGGTGACGCTGCATCGCCACCAGTTCGTCGCCAACCCACGACAGGCCCAGGAGTCGTACACCAGCTACGGGCAGTCCTTCCGGATCGACGGTCCGGCCTGTCAGGGCCAGCCCCGGACCGAGCTCGACGACCGCTGGCGTCTCGTCGAAACGCTCGAACGCCGACGCATTCCGGGTGACGTGGGACACGAGGACCGCGGACCGTTCCAGCTCGGACACGGTCAAGCTCACCCTGCCGTCTGCGTTCGTGATCCCAAAGCCCAGAGGCTCGGGTATGGCATACATGCCCGAGCCCGGTCGCACCAGGTACATCCGCGCGCCGGCCAGAGGCGCGCCGCCGGCGGTCGCCTGCACGGTGAACTCCACAGCCTGACGCAACGAGAGTTCAACCGAGCCCTCGTCAGGAATCGCGTCCCGCCAGGTCGAGGCGAGGCCTCCCGCCAGCGCCTGGACGCGCCACGTTTCGTCATGACGGGGCAGGGAGAGCGATCCGGACCTGACGGTGATCGTCGGCAGCAGACTCCAGGGCACCTGCCGCCACATCGCCACCGGCGCCGCCACCACCTCGAACCCGGCCGCGGTTGGGGTCCCGGCCGCGGAAGCCTCGTTCGAGGCCTCGGGGACGAGCATGCGAATGCTCAGCGGACTGGTTGAACCAGCACCGGCGCGGCAAGTGGCGGCCGGGCTCTGTCCGGCCTCGAGGAGCCGGGGTGGACAGGAGTCGCTCCACGCCCAGCAGCCAGCCGGCGCCGCACCGCCCGGCGGGATGTCGTCCAGTCGCTCCCATGTCCTGTCGGCGGGCACGGGAATCCCGTCGAGGAAGGCCGGAGCGCTCTCCCTGGGGCATACGAACTGGAACTGGTCGCCGGCAGCCGCTTCGTCCTGTCCCGCTGCCGGGACTGCAACCGCTCCAAGCGCGACCAGGAAAAGGAAAGCTGAAGACCGCACCGCCCTAGTCTCCCGACGCGGCCGGCGGGAGTAGGCGGGCTTCGAACGCCTCCGCAGACCGAACGTCTGCTCCCCGCACCGCCCCGCCGCGAAGCAGGATGACCGCCCGGTCGCCTAGGAGGTCGGCGCGCAGCCGGGTATCGGCGAACTCCGACTCGACGACGCATGGTTGTCTCGCAACACTCCGCAGATCGTCAACGTGGGCGTGAACCAGGTCCCAGCACACTCTGCCTCGTGGAGGCGGTACCGAAGCCGCGACAAGATCCTCTACCCTCCCGGTCCGGATGCGATCTATGTCCTGACGCGACCACTGGTGGTTGTTTCGTCCCTGCGGTTGCGGCTGCTGCTGCCGCGACGCCTGAAGGCCGGGCGGCCGGCCGGTCAACCCCTCCGCCTTGGGGCCGGAACGAAGCGCCACGTGGTGGATCGAAGGCCGGCGCCGAGAGCCCTCGGCACGCCACCTCGGTGCCGGCCGCCAACGGTAGGCGTTCGCGACGGGCACCAATCCTCCCGGCGTAGCGGGCTCGTAGCAATGCGGCGTAGGGCAGGCTGCATCCGTGTTGGGCAGCGTCGCCGCAATGTCGGCCGTGACGGCCTGCGGGCTGAGATCGGGGAGCCAACCGATAGCGGCTCCAGACTCCTCCGCCGGACGCTCCGCCCCGTAGCGGACGAAGAAGTACACGTTGCCGGTGCCGTCGGCCACGACCTCGTCGATGATGCGACGCGGGCCCAACCAGTCGGCCCGTTGGTAGGCATCCGAAAGAGGCGAGCTACCCCACTGATCCAACTCGAAATGGCAGCCGCTCTCGGCGAAGAAGGTCGCCGCGTCGAGACTGTCTTGAAGCGCGCCGTCGACGTCGTAGACGAAGACGCCGGCCTCGGCGCCCGGGATCACGAGCAGGCGATCCTCCGAGATGAAGCGAATCACCGACAGCTCGGCGTCGCGACAAAGTTCCAGACCGCGCCCACCGTCCCGCGTAGGCAGCAGGCCGCGCGGCGAGCCACCGCCGTCGGGGATCAACCAGGCCGCGTACGGCGCCCAGCCGTCGGCATCTCCGAGCATGAGACCAACCGCGGCCGTCAGCGATCCGCGGCGGTCGAGGTCGCCCAGGAACTCGATGGCCCCCGCGCCGCTGATTCCGTCTTCGTTCGCCACATGGATCCCGGCGAACAGGTCCGCAAAGGCAATCCCCTGAGGCGAGACGGCCAGGCGGCCGTAGTCCCGTTCGAAGGGGTTTCGAGTGATGACGACCCTGCCGCCCTCCTCGCGAACGTCGTCGGCAGGCTCCTCAAGCGCAACCCTGAGTTGAGCGACGCTCTCGCCAATCCGCCAGGCATGGATGCCCGGTCCGATCACGCCAAGCGCAACCCGGCCATCCTCGAGCCAGCGCACATCCGCCGCCCGAACGATCTCCGGCGGCAGGTCAAGGCGCTTCAGTCCCTCGAACCTCGGCCCCCTCTCGTCATCCTGGGCCGTCGCCAACCCAGGCGCACCGCCCAGCGTAGCGACCAGCATCGAGACCTTGACCGTCGATGGGAAGCGACGTCCTTCCCGGAGCAGGCTTCGCAGCATGTGAGCTTCCTCCCCGTGCCTGACTTCCTCAGGCGTCACACATGAAGGTGGGTATCGGGGAGGAGAACGCCGGCTACGAAGGCAACCATTCCGAGATCGCCTGACCGATCTCGTCCGGGGAGTCCTCCTGGATGAAGTGGGAGCCCTTGACCGTCACTTCCGTCTGGTTCGGCCAGCCGCGGCAGATCTCCCGCATGGCGCCCGTGAGGATGGCGCCGGGCTTCGCGTTGACGAAGAGCTTCGGTACGCTGGATCCGGCCAGCCAGTCGGCGTAGGACTGGACGATCTCCACCACGTCCTCCGGCTCGCCGGCGATCGGGATCTGGCGCGGCCAGGTCAGCGTCGGACGGCGCGACTCGCCTTCTTCCTCGAAAGGACTCCGGTAGACGGCCATCTCCTCGTCCGTCATCTTCCGCAGCACCGAACCGGGCAGCACCCGCTCGACGAAGACGTTCTTCACCAGCACCATGCCCTCGCCGGCCGGCGAGCGGAAACCCTGGAACACGCCCCGGGCCGCCTCGGGCCAGTCGTCCCAGCTCGGAACGGGGCTGACGATCGCCTCCATGTAGGCGAGGCCGCGGACCGCGTCCCGATGCCGGTTCGCCCAGTCGAAGCCGAGCGCGGAACCCCAGTCGTGGATCACGAAGACCACGTTCGAATCCACACCGATCGCCTCGAGCAACCCGCCAAGGTAGTGCCGGTGTTCGACGAAGCGATACCGGTCCGACCCGCTGTCCGGCAACTTCGCCGAATCGCCCATGCCGATCAGGTCGGGCGCCACCAGCCGCCCCTGTCCCTCCAGGTGCGGCATCACATTGCGCCACAGGTACGACGAAGTCGGATTGCCGTGAAGGAAGACGATCGGATCGCCCTCGCCACAATCGACGTAGGCCATCTCGTGACCGTGGACCTCGATCCGTTTCTTCTCGTAGCGCGCGTCGGCGGAAATCATCTGCGGACTACGGGCCGGCCGACTCGCCGTAGCGGAAGCCGGTGCGGGAACGTACCTTGTACTTGCCGTCGCGGACCTTGACCTTGATGCCGCGATAGCCCTGGGTGCCGGCTTCGTACTCGGAGCGGAAGCTCACGAGGTAGTAGCCCTGGTTCTCCTCGGCGACCTGGCGCATCGGCGACAGGATGTTCGTGAAGTTCGCGTAGTAGTGGCCGCCGGTTTCGTTCGAAATGTGGCTCAGTGAGTCGTTGAGGGACGCCGAAGCGATCGAGCGGCGGCGACTGCCCATCGTGTCGATCGTGTACACGGCGACGTTGCCTGCGTTCAGCGCCTCACGCATCTGCGGGTAGTACCGCGGATCCGGCGTGTAGCTGCCGAACTGGCCGATCTCGCCGAAACCGAGACTGAACATCACCAGGTTCTTGCGGCCGGCGATCCCTGAGGCTGCCTCTCCAAGCAGCTCCAGCGCCTCCTGGACCTTGCGGCTCTGGCGCGCAAGTTCCTTGCCCTTCGGCAGGTTCACCAGCAACGACGGTGAGTTCGGGTCGAACTCGGGCTCCGAGCGCGTCAGCCAGGGCTCGAGGTCCTTCTTGCCCCGGGAAGCCGCATCCACTGCCGCCAGGATCTCGTCGCGGTCGCGGCTGAAGTCCAGGTAGACCTTGAGCCGTGCCTGGTACGCGAACACCGCCACCTGGTCGTTGGGCTGGAGTTCCTCCTCGATCCAGCGCTTGAGCCAGCGCGCGTTGTCCATCTGGGGACCCGCCAGTTGCGGCGCCTGCATCCGCTGATCGTGGAACATGAGGACGAAGTAGCGATCGGTTCGCGTCGTGGCGCCCTCGCCGGTGGCCGACAACTCGCTCGGTCCGCCGTAGAAGGAGGCACTCGTCACGTCCTGCTCCTCGCCGTCGTAGAGAACGACGAAGTCCTCGGCGCCCAGACCCTCGATCACGTTGCCTTTCCGGTCCGTGACGAGGACATCAAGCAGCACCTCCGCGACCCGGATGCGCTCGCTGAGTTCGAAGTCCCTCGACGCCGGAACAGGGGCCGGCGTCCTCGCCGGGCGTGAAGTCGGCTCAGACGCGCGTGGCTGCTCGCGCAGCGGAGCCGGGGCCGGGTCGGCGGTACGAACGGGTTCCGGCGCGGTTCTCGGCGCCGGTTCCGCTGCCGGGACTTCCGCCGGCTCGGCCTCCGGCGCGGGCGCCGGTTCAGGCACGGCAGCCGGCGTGGTCGCCACCGCCGGTTCCGGCGCCGGCGCCGCGGCCGGTTCGGATCCCGCGGCCGGCTCCGACGGCACGACAACCGCGCGAACCGTCCTGCCCCGCTGCCGGCGCTGCTTTTCCAGACGCTTCTGTTCCTTGGCCGCCCGAGCCGCCGCCTTCCTCTCCGCCTTGCGCTTCTTCTTCTCGTCATCCTGGGCCGCAGCCTCAACGCCAACCGTGGCATCGGCGGCAACGGCCAACCCGAAACCGGTCGACAAGAGGTAAGCACCACCCGTCAAGGCGGCGGCAAGCGCCAATCGTCGTCCAACCGTCGCAACTTTCTTCATCCCTGGGGACCTCCTGGTTTCCTGAGTGCCGAACGCAGACGCACGACGGCACGGGAACGCGACGCATCCGCCATCCTACCAACCGCGGTTCCCGTCAGGTTCTTCCGGGAACCTCCCCTCGAAGGAAGCCGTACCTGCGTCGAACCGACGCCATCCAGCCTGCGTCGGCGCCGGAGGGTAGGCACCGGCCAAGTAGCATTCCGCGGCCATGACCCAATCCGCCCCGGATCGCCGAACCACGGAACTGGCCGCTGCCTTCGTCGACTTGCGGACCGCGCTCGGCCGAGTACTGATCGGGCAGGACGATGCCGCGACGGGGCTGACCCTCGCGTTGCTGGCGGAGCAGCACGCCTACCTGGAGGGTCCGCCCGGTTGCGGCAAGTCGGTGCTTGCCGCGGCCCTGGCCGCGCTGTCGGGCGCCCGTACGCACACGCTGGTGTTTCATCGCGACATTCGGGAATCGGATCTGCTCGGCGACGTCCTGCTGAGCCGCCACCGCCACCGTGGCCACGAGCGCCTGCGACGGGAGCTGATCCCCGGGCCGCTGCTCCAGGCGGAAGTCGCCCTGCTCGAGGACCTGCCGCGTTCCCCCGGCGAGGCTCTGGGACCGCTACTCCGAATCCTCGCCGAACGGCACGCCCTGGGGCAGCCGCTGCCGCTCGAGTCGGCAGTGGCAACCGGGCCGCTCGAGCAGGTCGAAGCCCCGATCGACCCGCTCGAACCGGGCCAGCTCGACCGCTTCGCCGTGCAACTTCGTCTGAGCGGTCTGCTCACCGGCGGGCTCTTCGACGAGGCCGCCGTCCTGCTCGAACGGGAGGCTGCCCAAGAGTCGTCGCGGTCGGGCGTCCGGTCGGCCGCCGGCGCAGCCCACGCCGCCGCCGCAAGCGCCGCACCGCGATCCGCGGTGATGAACCCCACAATCCGCAACGCCGCGCAACGGGCGGCCGCGTCCCTCAGGGTCGAAGCGCGGACCATCGACGCCTACCACCGTCTGCTTGACCGGCTCCGCCAGCGCAGCGCCGACGAGTCCGCCTCCGGCGACCGCCTGATGTCGGACCGCTCCTTCAGCTCGGCGGCGCTCCGGCTCGTGCGCGCGCACGCGTTCCTGCGCGGCGCCCCGGCCGCGGCGCCGCGCGATCTCCACGCCATCCGCTACATGGTCGCCCACCGGTTGCCGGACGAGGTGCAGGAAGACTTCGACCACATCCTGGAGGAACTGCTCGGCGATCCGCCCAACGTGACGATGACGGAGACCGGCGCCCAGATGCCTGGAGCGCAGTCCCAGGGCGACGACTCCGACGGCGCCGCGGCCGCATCGCCGGCGTCGGACTCGTGGATCGACGATCAGGCCGACCTGCCGGCGCCCCCGACCCTGTTCGGCAAGCCGCCTCCGCCCGCCCAGGTCGACCCGCTCCTGCGGGCGCTCGTCGGGCGTATCGAGCGGGGACGAGTCGATCCGGACACCGACCCTGGCGGCCAGCCCCGCGGCTACCGGCCGCTGCGCGATCTCGATGAAGTCATCGACGCCGACGTGATCGAGGCGTTGCTGTTTGCCGAGGGCCGTCTGCCCGGCGCACCGCGGACCTTCGAGCGCAAACGCAGGAGCGCCGGCGGCGCCGTCGCCGTCCTGCGGGACATCTCCGCTTCGATGGCCGGGCGGCTCACCGTCTGGTCGAGTCAGGTCGTGCTCGGCATCCTGCGAGTGGCGGCCCGTCGGCGCATGCGCGTCGGTTACGTGGAGTTCCACC
Protein-coding regions in this window:
- a CDS encoding carboxypeptidase-like regulatory domain-containing protein, which codes for MLVPEASNEASAAGTPTAAGFEVVAAPVAMWRQVPWSLLPTITVRSGSLSLPRHDETWRVQALAGGLASTWRDAIPDEGSVELSLRQAVEFTVQATAGGAPLAGARMYLVRPGSGMYAIPEPLGFGITNADGRVSLTVSELERSAVLVSHVTRNASAFERFDETPAVVELGPGLALTGRTVDPEGLPVAGVRLLGLSWVGDELVAMQRHLGLSGPDGRFSLTGFAKGAASLRTDGGDLEYSRTFDLEGPLDLGSIVLMAPEHYWVQVVDASRGTPVPEARTLFEGGETTTTDRDGLARVSPRFDRILLVDAKGYRRARFQFAGGGAAAEANPPPGLAALRVDLAGDVGATAETPLVLRLAPAFTVEGVFVAADGVTPAVSGRLVASQSVAGGSRTSNEALAADGSFSLDLEPGAYTLELTAANAGRRVLEVSGSAGEARDLGTIMAPASAWVSGTVVSPEYAPVSGARISYLRPTRFGALMARAMGRVEEVTANADGYFEMHGLEIGPSSLRVEAEGFAPLEFEIEAPAIQWVDAGFVELSRGRRITVRSDVDDGTVRLDPGAEHDPLGPMTGKVVDGEAVFENVPEEESLRVRVLQEGVPVCERREEAGTGDEVIRCNRSTVTVTGLVTVAGQPGNGRLNWQSKVENPQPEGIFRTLGGSIRRSQVVTDKLQLTAPLDGEGRYRLESMLPGEWNVTLMSDNDGWQQEREVTVPDAPGEEVALDFHYGGVSIDGIVVGAEGQPVTHATVDIFPGRRAVVTGRSGRYEIMDLAPGAYQLRARFQHSRSDLVDVELRDYNDRQSVRLDLRDDPASDELAIRLAGGVGGFCFVEMEGAGQRTVRIDGGVASTQLTPPLTDRVRVACRADGRWVLTGWQPLEPALERGVDLDPFESESSIVLTGEPSMAAVQVSGPGGWDLGSLRIWFGGATTFSVGETISNLPEGEYTLRWGNQVRTVWTERRRAAEVEIE
- a CDS encoding haloalkane dehalogenase — translated: MISADARYEKKRIEVHGHEMAYVDCGEGDPIVFLHGNPTSSYLWRNVMPHLEGQGRLVAPDLIGMGDSAKLPDSGSDRYRFVEHRHYLGGLLEAIGVDSNVVFVIHDWGSALGFDWANRHRDAVRGLAYMEAIVSPVPSWDDWPEAARGVFQGFRSPAGEGMVLVKNVFVERVLPGSVLRKMTDEEMAVYRSPFEEEGESRRPTLTWPRQIPIAGEPEDVVEIVQSYADWLAGSSVPKLFVNAKPGAILTGAMREICRGWPNQTEVTVKGSHFIQEDSPDEIGQAISEWLPS
- a CDS encoding VWA domain-containing protein yields the protein MKKVATVGRRLALAAALTGGAYLLSTGFGLAVAADATVGVEAAAQDDEKKKRKAERKAAARAAKEQKRLEKQRRQRGRTVRAVVVPSEPAAGSEPAAAPAPEPAVATTPAAVPEPAPAPEAEPAEVPAAEPAPRTAPEPVRTADPAPAPLREQPRASEPTSRPARTPAPVPASRDFELSERIRVAEVLLDVLVTDRKGNVIEGLGAEDFVVLYDGEEQDVTSASFYGGPSELSATGEGATTRTDRYFVLMFHDQRMQAPQLAGPQMDNARWLKRWIEEELQPNDQVAVFAYQARLKVYLDFSRDRDEILAAVDAASRGKKDLEPWLTRSEPEFDPNSPSLLVNLPKGKELARQSRKVQEALELLGEAASGIAGRKNLVMFSLGFGEIGQFGSYTPDPRYYPQMREALNAGNVAVYTIDTMGSRRRSIASASLNDSLSHISNETGGHYYANFTNILSPMRQVAEENQGYYLVSFRSEYEAGTQGYRGIKVKVRDGKYKVRSRTGFRYGESAGP
- a CDS encoding AAA family ATPase, which encodes MTQSAPDRRTTELAAAFVDLRTALGRVLIGQDDAATGLTLALLAEQHAYLEGPPGCGKSVLAAALAALSGARTHTLVFHRDIRESDLLGDVLLSRHRHRGHERLRRELIPGPLLQAEVALLEDLPRSPGEALGPLLRILAERHALGQPLPLESAVATGPLEQVEAPIDPLEPGQLDRFAVQLRLSGLLTGGLFDEAAVLLEREAAQESSRSGVRSAAGAAHAAAASAAPRSAVMNPTIRNAAQRAAASLRVEARTIDAYHRLLDRLRQRSADESASGDRLMSDRSFSSAALRLVRAHAFLRGAPAAAPRDLHAIRYMVAHRLPDEVQEDFDHILEELLGDPPNVTMTETGAQMPGAQSQGDDSDGAAAASPASDSWIDDQADLPAPPTLFGKPPPPAQVDPLLRALVGRIERGRVDPDTDPGGQPRGYRPLRDLDEVIDADVIEALLFAEGRLPGAPRTFERKRRSAGGAVAVLRDISASMAGRLTVWSSQVVLGILRVAARRRMRVGYVEFHHRALPHEVGGRLLHRSYSRLAEQAGQAKAVGQTNYEAPLRTALEGLRGGSGRNRHIVLLTDGLPIIGDTTVRRERQLARRLGVALHTVFLGNGDCPPVLDDISLETAGLRFYGRPTAGGGLRLEER